One Panicum virgatum strain AP13 chromosome 9K, P.virgatum_v5, whole genome shotgun sequence genomic region harbors:
- the LOC120647295 gene encoding uncharacterized protein LOC120647295, protein MGFVSFVGRVLFVAAFLLSAYQEFNEFGTDGGPAAKALQPKFNVFVKNISSHLGVAVPHIELKHVIAATIALKGLGGLLFILSCSLGAYLLLLYLAFVTPIVHDFYNYDMEKAEFAQIFGKFTQDLALIGALLFFLGMKNSIPKRQAKKKAPKAKTN, encoded by the exons aTGGGGTTCGTGTCCTTCGTCGGGAGGGTGCTCTTCGTCGCCGCCTTCCTCCTCTCCGCCTACCAGGA GTTTAATGAATTCGGAACTGATGGTGGGCCAGCGGCAAAGGCCCTTCAGCCCAAGTTCAATGTGTTTGTCAAAAATATCTCTTCCCACTTGGGAGTTGCCGTGCCTCATATTGAG tTAAAGCATGTAATTGCTGCCACAATTGCGCTTAAGGGCCTTGGAGGTCTTCTTTTTATCTTGAGCTGCTCTCTTGGTGCTTATCTCCTG TTGTTGTACCTTGCTTTTGTCACCCCTATTGTGCATGACTTCTACAACTACGACATGGAGAAGGCAGAATTTGCGCAGATCTTTGGGAAGTTCACCCAG GATCTGGCACTCATTGGAGCGCTTCTCTTCTTCCTGGGCATGAAGAACTCCATCCCGAAGCGGCAGGCCAAGAAGAAGGCTCCCAAGGCGAAGACGAACTAA